One Paraclostridium sordellii genomic window, TGAAAATAAGCTTATACACATACACGAATATAGTTAATATTGCAATTATATTTGTGATCCACGATATACTCTCTATTATTGAGAAATATATAGATAATATACAAATTAATCCTTGTATAATAACTATAAATCCTATAGTTATATTTATTTTAAAGTTAAAATTAATATAACTATCTTTATCTTTAATTTTATCTATATTGACCATATTATTTTTAATTAATCTTATATCTCGAGTTCTTTTTAACTTTAATGATGAATGAATAAGAAATGCACCTATTACAATAAGAAATATTCCCAAAATAAAGTCAACCATGATACTATTCCTCCTATGTTTTTATGAATTAATTATATCAAAAGTTAACTTGAATAATCCATTTATTTCGATTCTAATGGTATTAATTTTATTTAAAATATATAACTAGTTCCTAAACTAAAATTTAAGTGATAGTTATAGAATTAATCTAAAACAAATGATTTTTTCTTACCATTTTTATTTTTAGGATATTCACGAATACGTATTATATAGTCAATATTTACAATTTCAAAATTCGTACCATTACTTATTGAAATTCCTCCATTTGTAACATCTGTAATAACTCCGTTAAATGTTCCATTTATAGTATAAATTAGACACTCTTTATTGATGAATGATTTAATTAATTCTATCATCTTACTCTTCTCCTTAGCATTAAGTTTTTTTGAAACTATATGTTGTATAAATACTTTTTTTTGCTTATGTTGTGAAATCAATATAATAAAAATAGGTAAAAAACAACATAACCAAATTATAGGACTCAATATAATCAGCTCCTTTAATAATATATTAAAAATAATATCATAATTTAGGTATTTAAAGTAATGCGTATTTAAATTGGAATAAAAAAAGCCGTTAAAATCAATTTATTTGGATTTTAACGGCTTTAGGTAAAACCTCCTTTTAGATACAGGTACTACGTACCCTATAATATAAGCTCCTTTCGGATTACTTTCGTTCAACTTCACAACTAATATTTAATACCTATCACTTGCATTTGATTATAATATAAATAGAATTAGGGGATATCTAATTTTGGATAAAAATAAAAAATTAAATAATATTGATGAAAAAATAAAAAAGTTAAAGGCTCAAAAACAAGCAATACTTGCAAAAGAAAAAGAACGTAAAGCTCGAACTATACGTTTAATTGAAATAGGTGCTATTTTTTACAGTATGGGAATTGATACAGTTTATTTAACAAATGAATTTAAAAATCACTTTTCTAATTCCGAAAAATCAAAATCATGGTTAGAAAAATTCATAGAAAAAAATAAGGCTTAATTTAAGCCTTATTTTTATATCTTTCATATAAAATATATAATACAACAATAAGTAATATAATAAAGTAATTGTAAGTAACTTTATCTAATCCGTTAAAATATATTATAATAAATAAATTCAAACTTATTAAAATAACTGAAAAACAAATTTTTGTTTTTGTTAATAATTGTTTATTTTTTGAAACAACTGGCAAAATCATAATTGTTGAAATATAAACTATAAGATGAAAAATTAATTCATTATTATCCATTACATGCTTCATCTATATATTCCTTTCGAGATTAATATCTTTTACCCCTATCAGTAAATGCTTTAATGTATTTACCATCTCCATAAAATGTTGTTACTCTCTCATAGTGATTATACCTACCATCTGAACCATATCTTATTTTATACTTTATTGTAAGTTTATCATACTTACCTGCCACTGCTGCAGCAACCACAGCTATACCCCCAACAGGAGTCCATCCTGCCTTTAATGCAATTAAACCTGCTATAGTAGCGGTAGCTAGTCCACCTGTTTTTATATACATTGTATTATATTGCCATTTTCCCCAACGAATTGCAGCTCTACTACTATTAATTTCAAAATCTTTTTCTAAACTATTATCATTACTTTTGTAATTTTCACTACTATCAACCGATATCTTTTTTCCATCTAGGTATATTTCATTATTTATATCTGTTAATGTATTTAGAACCTTTCCATCTAATGATTTAATTGTTATTGTAGTTTTATTACCATCTACAACTTTATCATATATAGCTCCTAGACTTTCATCAGTATAAGACTCTACTGATTTTTTGTTTGTATAATATGTACTAATGTTGTTGGTTTGTGCAGATACATAAGTTGTTAATAATGGCGACCCTACACTAACTCCAATTAAAGCTATCGCTATACTTTTAGTTGCTCTTTTTTTAAAACTCATTTTAATTTCCCCCTTTGGTAACTGGCTAGCAATATAGTTCCCTACTTAGCCCCTATAGTTTTCCGTCATCTAATTTCTTAGAGTTTGGCTTTTTCAAATTATTAATTAAATTATAACAAGAAAACATTTTCAATAAAAGTCTTTAATTGTCAGAATTTTTATGCTATTCTATAAATAGCGGTGTTGTTTAAATTTTAACATAAGAAAATATAACTTCACCTTAAATTTCCGTTTATGGTGTAGTTATATTCAAAAAAGAATGAAAGCATTGGAATTACTTTATTCCTTTGCTTTCACTCTTTTTTTATTTTTATGTTTTTTATGAAACTTTATTTTATTAATTTTTATAAATTCTATATATTTTAAGCATTATCCTATTTTTACTTTATTTCTATCTGTATTATTTATATTTATTTTGCATTTTTATTTGCTTTTTTAATTTTAAAACTAAAGTAGATTTAAATGTTTTACTTCTATTTTTTTATAGCATTTCTTCCTAATAAAATTAACCCTAAAATACACAGTCCTACTAAATATTTTTTTGAAAGTATGTAAAACAACATCATAAATATCATAAATGGCATTAAAAATTTTAATGCATTGTTTATTTGTTCCAAATTTAATCACCTCTATAAAATCCATTAAATAAAAAATGTGTTTTATAATACATAGTTTTAACTTTCTAGTAAAATTACATTGGTATATGTATAGTATTTATACTAATTTTTTTAATTTTCTCATCCACCAATTTTTATTAAAAGTTACATGTCCATTTGGAGTTATAACTATATAATCATCACTAAAGTCTAACACAGTTGGAACTCCTGTATAAACTACATCTACATGTAACTTAAATGGTTTAGATTTTCTTTTTATTTTATTCTCTATACTCATGATACATTCATGAACCTGAGTACTTTCTATAAGTTCATAAAACTCAAGAGCATTTTTACCTCCTGCAGGCATATTCCACCATTTCAGAAATATAGGGTATGATTCTATACAATATTCCCTTAACTCTCTATAATCCAACTCTTTAAAACTATCTATATCATACATAAGTTCTACTAAGATATTATTTAATTCTACTTCTGCAAACTTAACTTTTTTAGATTTCATTTTTAAAATATCACTAAACCAGTTTTTCCATTGAATTCTTAAATTATCTATATTATGGTTAGGTGATATTTTTCTTACATCAGTTGGCCATCGTTCATTTTCTTTATCAAAATTTTCAATACCAATTAGATCATACATACAACCCACAAAAACAATAAAGTTTAATAATTCATCAGTAACAACAATAATTGACCATGAATCAATATCATCTAAAGACATCAAAGAAAACCACTCCTTTATCACATATTTATAAAAATCTTACATATCAAGCCAAGTGGAACTTCCTGAATATATAAACTCTGTATGGTTACATTTAGGACAAACATAAATTTTGAATATTAAATGTTCTTCTACATCAAAAATTGCTTTAAAAAAACCTCTATTAGCATCTTGCGAATCAAATCTATACTCTTTCAAAAATTTCAATTCTGCATTACATCTTAAACATTCCATATCTTAATTTCCCCCTTTGTTGTACAAATATATTCTTTATTATTTTTTCAATCAAATAATTCATTAAGTTAATTACTCAAACTAATTTTTTGCTCTTTGTTCTATTATAAATTAGTTTAAGAAGATAAAAAATAGATTTAGATTCAATTTATTTTAAAGTTCAAATGAAAAATACTTAACAACATAAAAATATTTTATAAAATACTAAATATTAAAAATATAAAAAACATTATGTATTAATATAAAAAATATTGTATTTTTTATATTTTTAATATTAACTTTATTGCGAATATATTTTTTATTCATAATATTTAGAATCAACTTCGTAACTCAAAAAACAGAAATGTAAAAATAAAGTGTATTCTATTTTTACATTTCTGTTTTTATAAATAAATGTAAAAATAGAATTATATTTTTAATTTATTTACATTATGCAATAGAAATCCTTGAATTTATTTTTACAAAACTGTATTATTTTTATATAAATTCATTATGAGAGGAAAATTTTTATGATAATTGGATATGTAAGAGTTAGCACTGTAGAACAAAATGAGGCTAGACAATTAGTTACTATGGAAAAATATAATGTAGAAAAAATATTTCAAGAAAAAGTAAGTGCCAAAGATTTAAATAGACCAAAATTAGAAGAGATGATGGATTATGTTCGTGAAGGTGATATTGTAGTTGTTCATGATTTTAGTAGATTGGCTAGAAGTACAAAAGACTTGCTTAATATAGTTGAATTTTTGAATAATAAAAAAGTACATTTAATTAGTTCAAAGGAAAATATAGATAGT contains:
- a CDS encoding DUF6897 domain-containing protein, translating into MIELIKSFINKECLIYTINGTFNGVITDVTNGGISISNGTNFEIVNIDYIIRIREYPKNKNGKKKSFVLD
- a CDS encoding zinc ribbon domain-containing protein, which codes for MECLRCNAELKFLKEYRFDSQDANRGFFKAIFDVEEHLIFKIYVCPKCNHTEFIYSGSSTWLDM
- a CDS encoding recombinase family protein, with the translated sequence MIIGYVRVSTVEQNEARQLVTMEKYNVEKIFQEKVSAKDLNRPKLEEMMDYVREGDIVVVHDFSRLARSTKDLLNIVEFLNNKKVHLISSKENIDSSTPTGKLMLTMIGAINEFERSNLLERQKEGIVIAKSLGKYKGRKKVHIDNFEEYYNRYMCRDASKSQIAKELNISRPTLDRIIYEYKKAND